In Halobaculum magnesiiphilum, the following proteins share a genomic window:
- a CDS encoding universal stress protein yields the protein MYHVVLGVDEDEEHARAAAKEIVNLPGDGSDTEVTIVHVFQDNPSGASATQVASVREAQELLEEAGITVDVTESSGDPADAIIEVGEEADADLIVVGGRKRSPAGKALFGSVTQTVILNGGRPVMVTGVVDDE from the coding sequence ATGTACCACGTAGTACTCGGCGTCGACGAGGACGAGGAACACGCGCGCGCCGCCGCCAAGGAGATCGTGAACCTCCCGGGCGACGGGAGCGACACCGAGGTCACCATCGTGCACGTCTTCCAGGACAACCCCAGCGGCGCCTCCGCGACGCAGGTCGCGTCGGTCCGCGAGGCCCAGGAACTGCTGGAGGAGGCCGGCATCACGGTCGACGTGACCGAGTCCAGCGGCGACCCCGCCGACGCGATCATCGAGGTCGGCGAGGAGGCGGACGCGGACCTCATCGTCGTCGGCGGCCGCAAGCGCTCGCCGGCGGGGAAGGCGCTGTTCGGCTCGGTGACCCAGACGGTCATTCTCAACGGCGGCCGCCCGGTGATGGTCACCGGCGTCGTCGACGACGAGTAA
- a CDS encoding DUF7520 family protein — protein sequence MSASRADADGSDRSGDRRFGGRRVVIALYLLLTAVGGTAGVLVATFVDDLSAPALYAVIPLPATPLGFGVYGAVTIATVLGIPLALVVYVSRRIDDPNAIDE from the coding sequence GTGAGCGCGTCGCGAGCCGACGCGGACGGGAGCGACCGGAGCGGGGACAGGCGGTTCGGCGGCCGACGCGTGGTCATCGCGCTGTACCTGCTCCTCACGGCCGTCGGCGGGACCGCCGGGGTGCTCGTCGCCACGTTCGTCGACGACCTGAGCGCGCCCGCGCTGTATGCGGTGATCCCGCTGCCGGCGACCCCGCTGGGGTTCGGGGTCTACGGCGCGGTCACGATCGCGACGGTGCTGGGGATCCCGCTCGCGCTGGTGGTGTACGTCTCACGGCGGATCGACGACCCGAACGCGATCGACGAATGA
- a CDS encoding cbb3-type cytochrome c oxidase subunit I has translation MGAFLLGVAAFLARVEDWRSYSPLGAGGGAVGETGHGHAEKPAGLIRWFTTVDHKDIGLLYGAYATVAFVVGGLMVMLMRAELTTPDTAVLGSATFYNSLLTSHGITMLFLFGTPIIAAFSNYLIPLVIGADDMAFPRINAIAFWLLPPGALLIWAGFFPIPDVIPAQTAWTMYTPLSAGVGNGNQMNVGVDLMLLGLHLTGVSATMGAINFIATIFTERAEEVTWANLDIFSWTILTQSGLILFAFPLLGSALVMLLLDRNFATTFFAVDGGGPILWQHLFWFFGHPEVYILVLPPMGIVSYVLPRFSGRKLFGFKFVVYSTLAIGVLSFGVWAHHMFATGIDPRLRASFMAVSLAIAIPSAVKTFNWITTMWNGKLRLTTPMLFCIGFVSNFIIGGVTGVFLASIPVDLVLHDTYYVVGHFHYIVMGAITFAGMAGIYYWFPLVTGRWYQRRLAKAHFWLWMIGTNITFFAMVLLGYGGMPRRYATYLPQFATLHQIASLGAFLLFVGGIIWVYNIVVSWMEGPHVQSGDPWRLEETNLNTAEWDWFEAKRETSIAATDGGEEVETDGGQEIDGNDDTAE, from the coding sequence ATGGGGGCGTTCCTCCTGGGCGTGGCGGCCTTCCTCGCGCGGGTCGAGGACTGGCGGTCGTACTCGCCCCTGGGCGCCGGCGGCGGCGCTGTCGGTGAGACCGGACACGGGCACGCCGAGAAGCCCGCCGGACTCATCCGCTGGTTCACGACGGTCGATCACAAGGACATCGGGCTACTGTACGGCGCGTACGCGACGGTCGCGTTCGTCGTCGGCGGGCTGATGGTGATGCTGATGCGCGCGGAGCTCACCACCCCGGACACGGCGGTGCTCGGCTCGGCGACGTTCTACAACTCCCTGCTCACCAGCCACGGGATCACGATGCTGTTCCTGTTCGGGACGCCGATCATCGCGGCGTTCTCGAACTACCTCATCCCGCTGGTCATCGGCGCCGACGACATGGCGTTCCCGCGCATCAACGCCATCGCGTTCTGGCTGCTGCCGCCGGGCGCGCTGCTCATCTGGGCGGGCTTCTTCCCCATCCCGGACGTCATCCCCGCCCAGACCGCCTGGACGATGTACACGCCGCTGTCGGCGGGCGTCGGCAACGGCAACCAGATGAACGTCGGGGTCGACCTGATGCTGCTCGGCCTGCACCTCACCGGCGTCTCGGCGACGATGGGGGCGATCAACTTCATCGCGACCATCTTCACCGAGCGCGCCGAGGAGGTCACCTGGGCCAACCTCGACATCTTCTCGTGGACCATCCTCACCCAGTCGGGGCTCATCCTGTTCGCGTTCCCGCTGCTGGGTTCGGCGCTGGTCATGCTGCTGCTCGACCGCAACTTCGCGACGACGTTCTTCGCCGTCGACGGCGGCGGCCCCATCCTCTGGCAACACCTGTTCTGGTTCTTCGGCCACCCCGAAGTCTACATCCTCGTGCTTCCGCCGATGGGCATCGTCAGCTACGTGCTCCCGCGGTTCTCCGGCCGGAAGCTGTTCGGCTTCAAGTTCGTCGTCTACTCCACGCTCGCGATCGGCGTGCTCTCCTTCGGCGTGTGGGCCCACCACATGTTCGCGACCGGCATCGACCCCCGCCTGCGCGCCTCGTTCATGGCAGTCTCGTTGGCTATCGCGATACCATCCGCGGTGAAGACGTTCAACTGGATCACGACGATGTGGAACGGGAAGCTCCGGCTCACGACGCCGATGCTGTTCTGTATCGGCTTCGTGAGCAACTTCATCATCGGCGGCGTCACCGGCGTGTTCCTCGCCTCCATCCCCGTCGACCTCGTGCTCCACGACACCTACTACGTCGTCGGGCACTTCCACTACATCGTGATGGGTGCCATCACCTTCGCCGGGATGGCGGGCATCTACTACTGGTTCCCGCTCGTCACCGGCCGGTGGTACCAGCGCCGCCTCGCGAAGGCGCACTTCTGGCTGTGGATGATCGGCACCAACATCACGTTCTTCGCGATGGTGCTGCTCGGCTACGGCGGCATGCCGCGCCGGTACGCGACGTACCTCCCGCAGTTCGCGACGCTGCACCAGATCGCCTCGCTCGGGGCGTTCCTGTTGTTCGTGGGCGGCATCATCTGGGTGTACAACATCGTCGTCTCGTGGATGGAGGGGCCGCACGTCCAGTCGGGCGACCCGTGGCGCCTCGAGGAGACGAACCTGAACACCGCCGAGTGGGACTGGTTCGAGGCCAAGCGCGAGACCTCGATCGCCGCCACTGACGGTGGGGAGGAAGTCGAGACGGACGGCGGTCAGGAGATCGACGGCAACGACGACACGGCCGAGTAA
- a CDS encoding DUF6684 family protein, with protein sequence MAEIFDRDTLLDLTVNVIPLGIILFFVAAFVLIDPFGGLDFYGRVLQMGLLAFPFVALAILTYVSGKAIAGDEKRSEVFFQGQATMEDAKTKHEVEAEIEAEATGEAEPDDEADGDADGDE encoded by the coding sequence ATGGCAGAGATCTTCGACAGGGACACCCTGCTGGATCTGACGGTCAACGTCATCCCGCTGGGCATCATCCTGTTTTTCGTCGCTGCGTTCGTCCTCATCGACCCGTTCGGCGGACTGGATTTCTACGGCCGCGTGCTCCAGATGGGGCTGCTGGCGTTCCCGTTCGTCGCGCTCGCCATCCTGACGTACGTCTCGGGGAAGGCGATCGCGGGCGACGAGAAGCGCTCGGAGGTGTTCTTCCAGGGCCAGGCGACGATGGAGGACGCCAAGACCAAACACGAGGTGGAGGCAGAGATCGAGGCCGAGGCGACCGGCGAGGCCGAGCCGGACGACGAGGCCGACGGCGACGCTGACGGCGACGAGTAG
- a CDS encoding DUF7541 family protein: MDENPGVSEEYRMVSPWPLFVALGLPIAEIGILFGLVPLAVGGLFLFCGSIAGILRENEYVSSTWRGLAVLSVPVVAGGLALWYADGATASDLLIRAYSMIGTGVLMLVAGVGGDLFARDADIGI, from the coding sequence ATGGACGAGAATCCGGGGGTGAGCGAGGAGTACCGGATGGTCAGCCCGTGGCCGCTGTTCGTCGCGCTCGGGCTCCCGATCGCCGAGATCGGGATCCTGTTCGGGCTGGTCCCGCTGGCCGTGGGTGGGCTGTTCCTGTTTTGCGGGTCGATCGCCGGGATCCTCCGCGAGAACGAGTACGTGTCCTCGACGTGGCGGGGACTCGCCGTGCTGTCGGTGCCCGTCGTCGCCGGGGGGCTGGCGCTGTGGTACGCCGACGGCGCGACCGCCTCGGACCTGCTGATCCGCGCGTACTCGATGATCGGCACCGGCGTGTTGATGCTCGTCGCCGGAGTCGGCGGCGACCTGTTCGCGCGCGACGCCGACATCGGTATCTGA